A section of the Diabrotica virgifera virgifera chromosome 8, PGI_DIABVI_V3a genome encodes:
- the LOC126889481 gene encoding zinc finger protein 808-like isoform X1, whose translation MEGQPRYLGAQQEHVQYELTTAITSIQDLVDIGFIRNELPMGDLTVGSSSGQLHSQKSLNKKEKLFKCEVCSKLFSTMSSLKRHMQGHTGDRPNYKCEICSDILSNGYTLKRHLQKHTGEKPYECEICSKRYLDKHDLKRHINAMHTERTPAKCDICSKQFRSQNYLKFHLRVHDINYLPNKSVPYKPVKCEICSKELYNKGHLKFHMRIHNGDLKCKICSKEFTRRYALTMHMLTHSEKKLFKCYVCRKEFTLPSGLRYHMRSHTGETYNCKLCSKQFRTKHLLVIHRQSHTGKKPKCEICQKEFATNAILRYHSRMHTGLKPHKCKICEKEFTHRTTWKNHVQFHTGLKPHKCLICKKAYALKNSLHSHMRTHSADRNFRCDFCKKSFNRKLAFSQHLQLHMGRKPYECEFCDKSFFLESSLKRHVQLHERTVFKCEICGREFTLESSFKRHVQFHATGKPFKCGKCKKEFVREAHLKRHIQFNRCFLKCQHCKTEFTKRSSYRRHLKYHAQLNSLKQQLKLYAVDKPFKCKFCRKEFTQKNSLTRHLQLHKGQKCYKCEICRKKFIQKNAFRDHIKLHTGLKPYKCEVCPKKFTQKSTLKLHMRLHNGETSYKCEICSRMFSWKTSLKDHMDLHAKEELLECNKCGTIY comes from the exons ATGGAGGGCCAGCCCCGTTATTTGGGTGCTCAACAAGAACATGTACAATATGAATTAACAACAGCAATTACCAGTATCCAGGATTTGGTGGACATAG GATTTATTCGCAACGAGTTGCCAATGGGGGACTTAACAGTTGGAAGTTCATCTGGTCAACTACACAGTCAAAAATCTctaaacaagaaagaaaaattgtttaaatgtGAAGTTTGTTCTAAACTATTTTCTACCATGTCTAGTTTAAAAAGGCACATGCAGGGACATACTGGTGACAGACCAAactataagtgtgaaatttgttccgACATACTTTCTAACGGTTACACTTTAAAACGTCACTTACAAAAGCATACTGGTGAGAAACCTTATGAATGTGAGATATGCTCAAAGCGATATTTGGACAAGCATGATTTAAAACGCCATATAAACGCCATGCACACTGAAAGAACACCTGCCAAATGTGATATTTGTTCAAAGCAATTTAGATCTCAGAATTATTTAAAGTTTCATTTACGAGTACATGATATAAACTATTTGCCAAACAAATCCGTACCATATAAACCAGTTAAATGTGAAATCTGTTCAAAAGAGTTGTATAATAAGGGTCATTTAAAGTTTCATATGCGCATCCATAATGGTGActtaaaatgtaaaatttgttcAAAAGAGTTTACCCGCAGGTATGCTTTAACCATGCATATGTTAACACATTCTGAAAAGAAATTGTTCAAATGTTATGTATGTCGGAAGGAGTTTACTCTACCTTCTGGTTTAAGATATCATATGCGAAGTCATACTGGCGAGACTTATAACTGCAAATTGTGCTCTAAACAGTTTCGTACGAAGCATTTGTTAGTCATCCACAGGCAATCGCACACTGGAAAGAAACCAAAATgtgaaatatgtcaaaaagaaTTTGCCACCAATGCTATTTTAAGATATCATTCAAGAATGCACACTGGACTAAAACCTCACAAATGTAAAATTTGTGAAAAAGAATTTACTcatagaactacttggaaaaatCATGTACAATTTCATACTGGACTAAAACCTCACAAATGTTTAATTTGTAAAAAAGCATATGCCCTGAAAAATAGTTTACATTCACACATGCGAACACATTCTGCTGATAGAAATTTCAGATGTgacttttgtaaaaaatcattTAATCGAAAGCTCGCTTTCTCACAACATTTACAATTACATATGGGAAGAAAACCCTACGAGTGTGAATTTTGtgataaatcattttttttggagAGTAGTTTAAAACGCCATGTACAACTGCATGAACGTACTGTTttcaaatgtgaaatttgtggaAGAGAATTTACTCTGGAGTCGTCTTTTAAACGTCATGTACAATTTCATGCTACCGGTAAACCTTTCAAATGTGGAAAGtgtaaaaaagaatttgttcgcGAAGCTCATTTAAAACGCCACATACAATTTAATCGTTGTTTTTTAAAATGTCAGCATTGTAAAACAGAATTTACTAAAAGGTCTTCTTACAGACGGCATTTAAAATACCATGCTCAGTTGAATAGTTTAAAACAACAGCTGAAGCTGTATGCTGTTGATAAACCTTTCAAATGTAAATTCTGTAGAAAagaatttacacaaaaaaattcTTTGACACGTCATTTACAATTACATAAAGGACAAAAATgttacaaatgtgaaatttgtagaaaaaaatttatcCAGAAGAATGCTTTCAGAGATCATATAAAATTGCATACTGGACTAAAACCGTATAAGTGTgaagtttgtccaaaaaaatttactCAGAAGAGTACTTTAAAACTTCATATGCGATTGCATAATGGTGAGACAtcttacaaatgtgaaatttgttcgcGCATGTTTAGTTGGAAGACTAGTTTAAAGGACCATATGGATTTACATGCTAAAGAGGAATTACTCGAATGTAATAAGTGTGGCACTATTTACTAA